The following nucleotide sequence is from Gemmobacter aquarius.
GATGCGGGCTTTGCCTCGACCGTGCGGGTTTCCAGCCTGACGCGGACGCAGAAATCGTTGGTGGCGATTGCGCGGGCACTGGCGGCGGATTGCGACTTTCTGGTGCTGGACGAGCCTACAGCCAGCCTGCCGGCCGACGAGGTGGAGCGGCTGTTCGACGCTTTGCGCCCGCTAAAGGCGCGGGGCGTCGGGATGATTTACGTCAGCCACCGGCTGGACGAGATTTTCCAGATCGCCGACCGTGTAGCGGTGCTGCGCGACGGGCAGATGGTGGGCATGCGCGACATCGTGGCAACCACGCCGGACGAATTGGTGAGCCTGATCGTGGGCAAGAAAGCCCGCGAGATCGAGCGGCCTGCGGTAATGCCGGGGCCTGCGATCCTTACGGTCAAGCAGATGCGTACGGGGGCGGTCGGGCCTGTCAGCTTCGAGATCAGACGCGGGGAATTGCTGGGGCTGGCCGGGTTGCGTGGCGCGGGGCACGAGGATATCGGGCGGGCGCTGTTCGGAGCGATGGGGTTTCAGGGGTCGGTGCTGCTGGATGGTGCCGCGCCAGACCTGACCAACCCGCAAAGCGCGATGCGGTCACGGATCGGGTTGGTGGCGCGGGACCGTGTGCAGGAAAGCATCGCGGTGGGGCTGTCGATCCGCGAGAACGCCTTTCTGAACCCCTCGGCCACCGGACGGACGGCGCTTAGCCTGATGGCCGGCGGGCGCGAGGCTGCAATGGCCAAGGAGTTGGGGGCCCGTGTGGGACTGTCGCCCAACGACCCGACGCTGGCGATCGAGGCGCTGTCGGGGGGAACCAGCAGAAGGTTGTCGTGGGGCGCTGGCTGGACAGCGGTCGGCGGCTCTTGATTACCGAAGACCCGACGGCGGGGGTTGATGTGGGTGCGAAGGCCGAGATTTACCACCTGCTTTACAAGGCACTCGCATCCGGAATGGGCGTGCTGGTCGTTTCGACCGACTTCGAGGAAATCGCCAATATCTGCCACCGTGCCATCGTCTTTTCCCGCGGGTTGCCCGTGGCGGAATTGTCGGGCGCGGGGCTTTCCACGCAATCGCTGATCTCGGCCGCGTCGGCCGGTGAAGCCGCCTGAAGGACGGACCATGCCGGGTATTGAATCAAACGCGGTCGAGCCGACCAAGGACGAGTTGCGCGGGCTGTCGGGCGTGGCAAAAGCGCTGCGGCTGGCACCGACCTACGGGTTGGTCATCCTGATGTTCGGGCTGATCGTGCTGTTTTCTGTGATGCTGCCCGAGACATTTCCGACCGTGCTTAACGTGCGGGCGATCTTGTCGGATAAGGCCATAATCGCGCTGTTGTCGCTGGCGGCAATGGTGCCGATGGTTTCCGGGCGGATCGACCTGACTGTGGGTTACGGGATCGTGCTTTGGCACATTCTGGCGATTTCGTTGCAGACGCAGTTGGGATTGCCTTGGCCCGTCGCCGTATTGATCGTGCTTTGCCTAGGTGTGTTTACCGGCGTGCTGAACGGTATTCTGGTCGAGGTGGCGCGGATCGACAGTTTCATCGCGACGCTTGGGACAGGGACGGTGCTTTACGCGCTGGCGCTGTGGCATACCGGCGGCCGGCAGATGGTAGGCGTGTTGCCCGACGGGTTCTACGCGCTGAACGGCACTTTCATCTTTGGCCTTCCAATCACGGCGTTTTACGTGGTGGCAATCACCTTCCTGATGTGGATCGTGCTGGAATACACGCCCGTTGGGCGGTTCCTTTACGCTATCGGCGCGAACCAACGGGCAGCCGAGTTGAACGGCATTCCAACACGGAAGTACGTGATCGGGGCTTTCGTCACCTCGGGGTTGATGACGGCTTTGGCGGGGGTTTTGCTCGCCTCGAAGCTGCGGATCGGGCAGGCTTCGGTGGGTCTCGAATTCCTGCTTCCCGCGCTGGTCGGTGCCTTTCTAGGATCGACTACCATCAAACCCGGACGGGTCAATGTTTGGGGCACAATCGTGGGGGTGATGATCCTTGCGGTCGGGATTTCCGGCATCCAGCAATTCGGCGGGTCGTTCTGGGTGGAGCCGATGTTCAACGGCACCACGCTGCTGATCGCCATCGGCATCGCAGGCTATGCGCAACGCAAGAAGGGCCGCGCCTGACGGTTTAGACTTCAAGAGTTCCAAGGGAGGGACACCATGCTGAGAAGAACCTTTACGGCCTCGATCTTTGCACTTGCCGCGGCGCTGCCGGCCTTTGCCGATGCGGTTTCGGATGCAATGGCGGATGTGCAGAAATATGCCGGGCAAAAGACCGTCTGGGACGGGCCGACCACAGGGCCGAAGGCGGCGGAGGGCAAGAAGATCGTCGTGCTCGCGGCCGATATGAAGAACGGCGGCGTGCTTGGCGTGACGACGGGCGTCGAAGAAGCAGCCGCAAAGATCGGTTGGGAAGTGACCGTGCTGGATGGCGCCGGATCGGTGCAGGCGCGGGCGGGGGCTTTCGGGCAGGCGCTGGCGCTGAAGCCCGATGGTATCATCATCAACGGCTTTGACGCTGTGGAACAGCAGGCATCGCTGGATCAGGCCAAGGCGGCCGGGATTCCGATGGTCAGCTGGCACGCAGGGCCGGTAATCGGGCCAGACGAAAAATCGGGCCTGTTCACCAACGTGTCCACCGACGCGATGGAAGTGTCGGCGGCGGCGGCGAAATGGGCCTTTGCCGATGCGGGCGGCAAGCCCGGAGTGGTGATCTTTACCGACAGCACCTATGCGATCGCGATCGCCAAGGCCGACAAGATCAAAGAGACGGTCGAGGCACTTGGCGGCACCGTGCTGGAATATGTCGATACACCGATTGCCGAAACCTCGACGCGGATGCCTTCGCTGACGACCGCGCTGTTGCAGAAGTATGGCGCAAGCTGGACACATGCGCTGGCGATCAACGACATCTATTTCGACTTCATGGGCCCTGCCCTTGCAGCAGCCGGTGTGGCCGGTGACGGTGCGCCCAAGGCGGTTGCGGCGGGTGACGGGTCGGAAAGTGCCTATCAGCGTATCCGTAGCGCGCAATATCAGGCCGTGACAGTGGCCGAGCCGCTGAACCTGCAAGGCTGGCAGTTGGTGGACGAGCTGAACCGTGCCGTTCAGGGCGAAGCGTGGTCGGGCTATACCTCTCCGTTGCACGTGGTGACCAAGGCCAACATCGACTTTGACGGTGGCGACAAGAACCTGTTCGATCCTGGCAATGGATACCGCGACGAATACGCGAAGATCTGGGGTAAGTGATCAGTGGCTGGTTAAGGAAACCCCGCGCTTAAAGCGCGGGGTTTTTTCATAGGCCGGACGTAGGAATATCGACGGCGCGCGTCACGCGATCGCCTTGTTCGCGGATATGTTCATTCAGGGTTTCCACGTCTGACCGAGGGGCGAGGCGATGATGTCGGCCAAGGGATGCCCGTTCGTTTCGTGCCATTCGGCCTGTGAGGCAAAGGCAGTGGCGTTCTCGGCCAGCCAGTTTTTCTGACGCACATCGGCAATGGCTTTCACCAAGGCTGCCTCGGCAACGGCGGATACGTTTATTTCCAGCTGTTTCGCCAGTTCGAGCGCGGCGGAATCAAGCGTAGGGAGGTTTTGCGTTTGGTCGAAGCAGCCGTTTTCATACCTCGATACATACCGCCATGTTCAAATCGCAAGGGTGGTCGGCAAAGCTGTTTACATGCGCCCTTTCCAGGGAACGATCCGCCGTTCGACCCAGCGCATCAACATATCGAAACCGTAAGCGATGGCTGCAATGACGAAGATACCCATGATGACGGTCGAGGTCTGCAGGAACTGGCTGGCGGTCAGGACCATGTAGCCAAGCCCTTCGGTGGCGGCGACCATTTCGGCAGCAACGAGTGTGGTCCAGCCAAAGCCCACTCCGATACGCATCGCCGTCAAAATCTCTGGCAGAGCCGAGGGGAAGATCACCTGCCAGAGCACCTGCCAGCGGGTCGCGCCAAAGGAGTAGGCCGCGTGGATCTGCTCGATCGCGGCCGACTTTACACCTGACCTCGCGCCGAGCGTAACGGGGGCGAGGACGGAGAGGAATATAAGCAAGACCTTCGAGGTTTCGCCGATGCCGAACCAGATGATCATCAGCGGCAGATAGGCCAAAGGCGGGATGGGGCGGTAAAATTCGATCACCGGATCGAAGATGCCGCGCATGACCGGCGACATTCCCATCGCAAGGCCGAGGGGGATGCCAACGGCGCAGGCGAGGAGAAATGCGCCAAAGACCCGAGCAGTCGAGACGCCCAGATGTTCCCACAGGGGGACGTTCGTAAAGCCGTTCTGCACGACGTCGAAGAACTTTTTCAAGACGGCCTGCGGAGAGGGGACGAAGAGTGGTTTCACCCAGCCCATGAAGGTGACGAACCACCAAAGGGCGAAGAACCCGATGATGGCGAGAAGCGAAAGCCAGAGCGTATCGCCCTGCCCCGGCACCCCGTATATTTCACCCGGTTTGACGGGTCGGGCTTTGCCGCGCGGTTTGGCTGTGATCTTTCCATCGGGAAGGTCGGTCATGCTGCGGCCTCCTCGTCTGCGAAAATGATTTCGAGGACCTGTTCGCGCAAGCCGATGAATTCGGCGGATGCCTTTACGTGGCGGGCCGATTCGCCTGCAAGGAAGCGGCGCGAAAAGGGAAGGTCGAAGCGGTGGGTGATGCGACCGGGGCGCGGCGACATGACGATCAGCTTGGTGCCCATGAAGAGCGCCTCTTCCACCGAATGGGTGATGAAGAAAACGGCCTTGTGGGTGGTGTTCCAGATCGTAAGAATCAGTTCCTGTGCCCGTTCGCGGGTAAGCGCGTCGAGCGCGCCGAGGGGTTCGTCCATGAGCAGAACCTTGGGGTCGCAGGTCAGGGCGCGGGCGATGCCGACGCGCTGCTGCATGCCGCCGGAAAGCTGGTATACGGGGGCAGTGCGGAAATCCTTGAGGCCGAGGAGGTCGATGAAGCGGTCGGCGACCTTGTAGCGGGCAGCTTCGGGTATGCCCTGCAATTTAAGGCCGAAGGCGACGTTGTCGACGACGTTGAGCCACGGCATGAGAGCGTGTTTCTGGAACACGACCGAACGGTCGGCGCCGGGGCCTTGGACGGGGTGACCGTCAAGCAGGATCTGGCCCGTGGTAGGTTGCAGGAAGCCCGCGATCAGGTTGAGGAGCGTGGATTTGCCGCAGCCCGATGCGCCGAGTGCGACGACGAAATCATCGTTCTCGATGGTCAGATCGATGGCACGCAGCGCCTCGGTCGGGGGGCGGCGATCGGCAGAGGGAAAGACGACGGAGGCTTGGTCAACGTGGAGGGCCATACTGGGTCCGCAGAATGAGGGTGTGGGCGCGGGGATGCCGCGCCCACGACGTCTTACTTCGCTGCTTCGGCGATGGTGGTATTCACGTAAGGCGCATAATCGTCAATCGCCGTGTCGATACGTCCGGCTTTCACGAGAAAGTCGGCGGTGGTCTTCATGTTCGCCACCGCCCCGCCGAGCCATGCATCACCCAGCTGGTCGGCCAGGGGGATGAAAGTGAAGCCCTTGAGGATGTCGGGCACCTGTGCCGGATCGGCACCGGTGACTTCGGCGATTGTCTTCACCTCGGCGCTGTCTGCCGTCCATGCGTCGGGATTGGCGAGATAGGCCTTGTTGGCGTCATCCATCACCTTGGCAAAGGCTGCCATCTTGTCCGCGTTGGCAGCAGCGAATTCCGCGTTCACCACCCAGCCGTCGAAAGTGGGGTAACCCCATTGCGCGGTCTGGTCGGCGCCGACGATGAATTTGCCGGTTTGCAGGATTTGGCTTTGGACGGGCTGCCAGATGAAGGCGGCATCGACCTGACCCGAATCCCATGCGGCGGCAATCTGGTCGGCGGGCAGGTTGACAATCGTGACATCGCTTTCGGCGATGCCGACATGGGTAAGGCCACCCATCAGCGAGTAATGCGCGGTCGAGCCGACAGGGACGGCAACCTTCTTGCCCTTGAGGTCTTCGAGCTTTTCGATGCCCGATCCTTCCTTGGCGATCAAGCTTTCCGCTGTGCCGAGGCCCTGCGCGATCATGAAGAGTTGCAAGTCGACGCCCTGGCTTGCACCGATAGCGAGGGGGGAGGAGCCAAGTTCGGCGATCGTGACGTCTCCGCTCGCCATCGCGGCAATCACTTCGGTGCCCGAACCAAAGGTCCGCCACTCGATCTCCCAGCCGGTGGCCGCGTCAAAGGCTTTGTTGGCGCGTGCGACCTGCATCGGGGTCGGGCTGCCGAAGTTGCCGATGATGATGGTTTCGGCCATGCCCATGCCAGCGGTGACCGCAAGGGTCGCGGTGCCGATCATCAGGGTTTTCAGTGTGTTACGCATGTCCCGGTTGCTCCTTGTTGGAACGGCCTTCTGCCGCCTTGGTTGGAATGGTGGCAAAGTCAGCTATGGCTTCGTTTAGAACGTCAAGGGTTTCCGGGCTTTGTGAAAACCCGGATGCCCGTAAAGAGAATTTTGTACACGCGATCTTCTGGATCGCAGCACGTTTTTTCCATGAGGTTTAAAGGCAGGTTTGTCTGCCCCTGCCCTATCGGCAGACAAACACGCGGCAGGGCCAATATCTAATCGGATGCGATGGTTACAGCGTGGATCGAGGCATCCTCGCGCCTGAGTGCCGCGAGGATGCGCGAAAGATGGTGCGTGATCACGAAGGTTGCGTGAAACCGTGTCGGGGCGGTCAGCTCGATGACGCCACCTGTCGCACCGACGCTGGCAAGCTGGCGGAACCATGCGGCGTAGAGTGCGGGGTCTTCGGACATGAGCCGCGATTGGGCGCGTGACCAAAGCGAGCCGTCGGCAGGTGGGGCGGTGACGCCAGGGAAGGCTACGACATTCGTAGGTTCGGCAGTCGCCACTTCAGGGCCGCGCATGCGTTCGACGAAGTCGGGCCCGACAGCTTCCCATGTGTCCGAGGTGGCTGAAAGGATTGCCGAGAGGTCGAGCCCATGTACGGCCACCCTGCCCCGCACGGCAGCGCGCTTCTGGACCAACCAACCGAGGGCGCGCAGTTTTGCCACCTCGCGCTTCACTGTGCGTTCGTCGACCGACCACATGGCGGCCATTTCCCTTTGGCCCACCATGATTTCGTCGGACTGCCAGTTGTAGCGGGCGACGATCAGCGTGATGAAACGGAGAACCAGTCTTTGGAAATGTTTGTCGCCCCGACACGCATAGGCACCCAGTGCGGTGAGGAGATCATATTTTCGCGAAGCCGCCTGCCGCCCAACGGGCCGGACGATTTGCATCTCCTTGCTCCTGTCTGCGGTGAACCGCGTCTCTGCTCTTTGTCCAGCCTGGCTGCGAATGCCCGGTTGGAAGGTTGGTTCCCGTTATCTCGGTGTTATTGCCGACCTTGGAGTGATTTGCGTCCAGACGCTGAATTTTGTCAAGTGAAAGCTGATCGACGCTTCGTCGCCCACCACTTACTGACCTGAACGCGCAGTAATTTTTCGGTTCTATGGTATTGGGGGCCAGTCAAGATGTCACCCTATCGCTAAGACTTGTCACCCCAATTTGCGGTAGGTAGGCCAAGGTGTCACCCCAATATCCTGCGGCGCTACGTCATGAATGAGGGGGCGGTCGCGAATCGGTGCGGGCGTGATCCGGGCTGGTTCGGCGGGGTGCGGTCCCTTATTTTGTTGGCGTTATGCTTTCCCCGCGGGGAAAGCTGAATACATCATATTTAGGTTTGATCGAAATGCAAATTCGGCGTAATTTCCAAAACAACGGGAATTAACAATGAGGCAGCACATGTTCACCCATCGCGACCTGCAAGAGTTGCGCGACACGTCGCTCAAGATGCAGGGATGGATCCGCAAGCAGACGTTCTCGCCGCAGATGGAAAAGACGCTTCGGCGCTTTTCGTCTTGGGAAGTGTCGGAGCTTATCTTCAAGGTCAACCAGTCGACCTTTCGCGGGCGCTTGGCAATGGACCCTGCCCTGCCGGATGGCGAGGTCGAGGAGGACGGGCGGCAGCGGTGGTTCAGCCTCGACGAGATCAACGAGATGCGGCGCAAGATGAAGGTGAACCGCAAGAGCCTGCTGCCGTACCGCCCTGCGGGAAAGCGGGCAATCCGTGTGGCGGTGGCAAACTTCAAGGGCGGGGCGGGCAAGTCGACCGTAGCGCTGCACTTCGCCCATGCAGCCGCGCTTGACGGGTATCGCGTGCTATGCGTGGATTTCGACCCGCAGGCGACGTTGAGCCATTCCATGGGCCTTTCGGATGTGAACGAGGAGCATACGGTCTGGGGTATCATGGCCCGTGATCTGGTGCATGAGACGGATCGGATGAACCGTGCCGCGCAAGGGGCCGAGAGCGGAGCCGCCCTGCCCCGTCGCAAGCTTCCGGCGAGCATTACCGAGATGGGGCTTGGCGATCTGCGGGCGCCCGATTTCATCAAGCCGACCTGCTGGAGTACGATCGATATCGTCCCGTCCTGCGCCAATGCGGCCTTCGTTGAATTTGCGTCGGCGCAGTATCGTCACATGAACCCGGATTGGTCGTTCTTTGCCGCCGTGTCGCGTTGGCTCGACCAGCTTCCTGACGATGCTTATGACATGATCATCTTCGACTGCCCGCCTGCGATCGGTTACCAGTCTATGAACGCCGTCTTTGCTGCGGATGTTTTGTACATCCCCTCGGGCCCCGGTTACTGGGAATATGATTCCACCACGTCCTTCATCGGCCAGTTGTCCGAAGCCTTGGGCGATTTGTCGGCGGGATTCGAAGGGCAGTTCCCTGCAGGGAAAGTGCCGCTGCCGAAAGCCTTCCTCGACATTAGGTTTCTGCTGACGCGGTTCGAGCCTGGCAATGATTTGCATCGGGCCATGTTCGACGCCTTCCGAAAGGTCTTCGGTGACCGGGTGACCGAGTTCCCCATCGAACACACCAGAGCCGTCGAGCAATCGAACCGGTTCCTGTCGTCGATATATGAAATCGATTATCGTGACATGACCCGCGAAACGTGGCGGCGCGCGCGTGCCACCTTTGACAAGGCGTACGAAGAATTCCGCACGAATGTCTGCGCGGCATGGGACAAGTTGGAGGATAAGGCATGACCAAGAAGCGCCGTATCTTTGATATAGATCTTCCCGAAGATGATGTGCCGCCGCCCGTGGTTTCAGGTGGTGGGTTGCGGCGTGGTCCGATGGCCACGGCGATCGGAGAGAACGCGGATTCCTTGCGCCAGCGCGAATCTACCGAAACTGCCATCCGGGCCGAGAATGACAGCCTCGCACATGAATTCGTGCGGCTGAAAAAGCTGGGGCTGGTGGTCGATACGATCCCTGTCGAAGCGGTGCATGCGACCAAGCTCGTACGCGACCGCTCGGCCCGGGTTGATGCCGACCTCGACGATCTCAAAGCTTCGATCAAGGCGTTGGGGTTGTCGAACCCGATCAGGGTCGAGCAGGTCGGTGACGGACGCTACGAGCTGGTTCAGGGTTGGCGCCGTCTGTCAGCCTATCGTGCGCTGTTCGAGGAAACCGGCGATCCCGCCTATGCGCGTATCCCCGCGGGGCTGATGGCCAAGGGCGAAACGCTGGACAGCTTGTACCGGCGCATGGTCGACGAGAACATGGTTCGCAAGGATATTTCTTGGGCCGAGATGGCAAACCTTGCCCGAGCCTATACGCAAGATGAGGCAACGGGGTGTCGTGACCTGGATCAAGCAGTCAACCTGTTATTCGCCACCGCCAACCCGCAGAAGCGCAGTTATGTGCGTCGGTTCGCCTTTCTCATGCGGGCGATGGAAAGTTCGCTTGACCACGCCGAGGCCATTTCGCGGGCTCTGGGCCTGGCGGTCGCAAGTCGGATCGAGAACGAGGCCGGGTCGGCAGCGGTTTTGGCGCGCAGTCTTGCTGCGGTGCCCGCGCGCACGGCAGAGCAAGAACTTGCCATTCTGCGTGCTTTTGCCGAGGCACAGCCAGAAAGAGAGGTTGTGCGCGGCGGCGGCGGGCGGTCTGCCACGCGGGGGAAAACGACGCTTCGGTTGCCGATGGCGGGTGGCGAAGTGAAGTGCACAGCTGTTCCGGGGCGTGTGGAGTTGCGGTTGGACCGTGATTTCAGCGCTGTCGAGCGTGATCGGCTTGAAGCCGCTGTGGCCGCTTTCTTTGCGGCCCTCGACTGAGGTTTCCCCGCGGGGAACATGTCCGACCGGCGCTTTGCGTGCCGGTCAGCAGATCAGATGGCGGCAGCCTTGTTCAGGCTGGTGCCGGATCTGGCGCGGCGGTTCTGGTACGGCCGGAACGCAGAGATTGGCTAGAGTAGAGACGAATTCGCTGCGCTTCTGGCAGGTCTGGTCGCAGTCCCGCCGCCTGGGCTGTTTGTTTCACAAGGCGGGCGACGTGCTTGTCGCCAAGGCGTCTTCCGGTGGCCCTGCGGCCGTCACGGGTGACGCCGACGAAGATCGGTCCATCGTCGATCTTGGCAAAGTGGAGCCATTGCGTCAGGGCGTGGACAGGGCAGGTCTGGTCGTTGGTTCCGCGGGCGATTTCGACTTTGCCTTGGCCGGCTTTGCCCGGAAGGGTGATGACCGCGCGGTCTTCTGTGATGGCTATACAGCCGCCAATCCCAGGCGTGTCATCCGTGCAAAGGTCGATCGAGACGATCTCGGATCGGCGTAGACCGCCTGCAAAGCCGATCAGAAGGATGGCACGGTCGCGAAGTCCGCGCAGGTCGCGGGGCAGCGTGTCGAGCATTGCGATCAAGTCGTCTGGACTGACTGCCTCTTTCCGTGCGGGGGGGCGTGTGTGCTGTCGCCGGATACTGGCTAGGGTGACGGTGATCTGTCGATCATTGCGGTCAAGCGGGGCGCCACGTCGGGAATAGCCCCAGACCAGGCCGGATAGGCGCCTTTCGATCGAGGCGACGGAGAGAGCCTGCTTTCCCCGCGGGGAAGCGAGGTCTGCCAAATAGAGGGCGATTATTTCGGGCGAGGGGGGTAAGTCAGGCACGCCACGAAGGCGGCACCAGCGTGAAAACTGAGCCCAGTCCTTGGCGTAGGCCTTAAGCGTATTGTCCGAGGCGGATTGGCGCGCCAATGCCGGGCTGTCCCAGCGGGCTGGCCGGGCGCGGTTCGACAGCGCTGGGGATGCGGTTTCAACCATCTCTCGACGATAACCGGATGATGTCCGATAATGCAAGATTATCGGACATAGCGATCATCAAAAGGTTGCGGCGTTTTTGACCCAAAACGGTAGCCGAAAGCGCCGCGAAGAAGTAGGATGGCGGCATGATGAAACCGCGCGCCGATACCTGCGATACCTTGCCCGAGCTTGCCCCGCTGCCGGGTTGGGTTCTGTCTGCATCAGTGAATACATTTGAAGCGGCGGCGTTTCGGTCTGGTGCGGCCTTGGCGCATCTGGGCTGTGTGACCGTCGCCTCTGATCTGCCGCATGCACTTTGGCGTGACCGGCTGGCATTGGCAGCGGCAGAGGTTTGCGCCAGCCTCGCGGGTCGCCGTGAAACGGCCAGTTCCATGCGTGACGCGCTGCATCTGACAAAGGCGGGCGACGATCCGGGCCCGCTGGGAACGATCCTGCGGCAATGGTCGCGTGCGGTGGCGCGCCCGATCTCGGTCGCGCATCTGGCCAAGGTGATCGATGGGGTCGGGGCTGAGCAAATTGCTCTTTGTCTGGGCGCCACAGGGCCGACACCCGTGGACCGGGCGGCGCAGGTTTTGGAGGCTTTACTGACCGACAATCCGCGCGCCGAGACGGCAGCGTTGATCCTTGCCGATGCAGTGCTGGCAAAGTCTCTGGGCTTGTCGCATGTTCTGCCGCTATTGGCGCTGCGCCTGACGCCCCGCGATCTGCGCCTGCGAGGGGATGACCTGCGGCTGTCGTGTCATCGGGCCGTGGTCGCCGGGGCCGGGCAAGCGCTGCAGACGGCAAGCACTGTGGCACGAGGGGCTGCCCGGCTGCGGGTGGTGTTGCCGAAATTGCGTGCCAAGGGGGCGGCGCTGGCGGTCGATCTTTTTCTGTCGCGGGACGCGCTGGCCCCGGCGGCGCTGGCCAGAGAGATGCGCGACAGACTGTCGGACCGTGCTGCGCGGCGGTTGTGCGAGCGCTTGGTCGAGTTGGGTGCGCTGCGCGAGTTGACCGGGCGGGATACCTTCCGGCTGTATGGAGTCTGAGAATGGCGCAAGGGGCAAAGCTTGACCGCGAGTTGGCCGATCTTCCGCCTGATCTGCGCTGGCGAGAGTGGATGCGCCGGATAGAGGCGGTGTTGTTTGCCAGCGCGTCGCCTGTCGGGCGCGCCGATCTGGCGCGGGTGATAGGGCAGGGGGCTTCGGTCGATCTCTTGATCGAAGATCTGGCGTCAGACCTCGCTGGTCGGCCCTATTACGTGGCGCAGATTGGAAATGGCTGGTCTTTACGGACGAAACCCGCCTATGCGCCCGCAATCCGCGCTGCGGCCGACGTCGGGCGCCAGACATTGAACCTGTCGGAGTTCGATTTGGCCGTTCTGGCAGCGATTGCCTTTCACCAACCGGTCAGCCGCGACGGGTTGAAGGAGATTTTCGGCAAGGAGATCAGCCGCGACCTGATCGGACGGCTGGCCGAGCGCAATCTGATCGCCACCGGCCCACGCGAACCACGTCGCGGCGCGCCCTATACCTTTGTCACGACCGATGCGTTTCTTGCCGCTTTCGCGATGCAGTCGTTGCGCGATTTGCCGGACCAAGAGCAACTTGATGATGCCGGACTGGCCGAGCGATCTGATAGGTAGGGGCGACGCAGCGTGTCAGACCCAGCCGGAGCGGATAGCGTATTCGACGATCTGGCGACGGCCGGAGATGTTGAGCTTCGATGTGCCGCGGGCTTTATACGTCTCGACGGTTTTGGACGAGAGCGCGAGTTCGTAACCGATTTCCTTGAGGCTTTTGCCGCGGGCAACCGATTTGAGGACGTAGGTTTCGCGCTCGGTCAGGCTGCGGGCCGGGGCGGGCGGGTGGTTCACTGCAGGCGTGGCCAATATTGCGCTAGCATAGCGGGGATCAAGATAGATAGCGCCCGATTTCACGGCGGTGATTGCGGTGCGTAGGGCGTCGAAGCTGATCGTCTTGGACAGGAACGCACGAAATCCATGCGCGAGACAGGCGCGGGCAAGACCCGGGTTGTCAGTGGACGAGTAGCCGATAAGGCGAGCTTCGCCAAACATATGACGCAACTGGCCTACCATGGCTTGCGGAGTCATTGCGAATTCGGAAGGATCGACAATCACGAGGTCGAAAGGACCGGATGCTGCTTCGCGCATGTCAAGGTCGGAGGTTACGGCAAGTGCAGTGGCGCGCAGGCCTTCCTGCCGTTCCAGCAGCGCCGAAATGCCACTGGCAAGAAGCGGGTTTTGATCGAGGATCGCAATGTCGAGGCAAGTCGTGCCGCTCTGCATGTGGGCCTCCGGTTTGATGTA
It contains:
- a CDS encoding ABC transporter permease, producing the protein MPGIESNAVEPTKDELRGLSGVAKALRLAPTYGLVILMFGLIVLFSVMLPETFPTVLNVRAILSDKAIIALLSLAAMVPMVSGRIDLTVGYGIVLWHILAISLQTQLGLPWPVAVLIVLCLGVFTGVLNGILVEVARIDSFIATLGTGTVLYALALWHTGGRQMVGVLPDGFYALNGTFIFGLPITAFYVVAITFLMWIVLEYTPVGRFLYAIGANQRAAELNGIPTRKYVIGAFVTSGLMTALAGVLLASKLRIGQASVGLEFLLPALVGAFLGSTTIKPGRVNVWGTIVGVMILAVGISGIQQFGGSFWVEPMFNGTTLLIAIGIAGYAQRKKGRA
- a CDS encoding substrate-binding domain-containing protein, with product MLRRTFTASIFALAAALPAFADAVSDAMADVQKYAGQKTVWDGPTTGPKAAEGKKIVVLAADMKNGGVLGVTTGVEEAAAKIGWEVTVLDGAGSVQARAGAFGQALALKPDGIIINGFDAVEQQASLDQAKAAGIPMVSWHAGPVIGPDEKSGLFTNVSTDAMEVSAAAAKWAFADAGGKPGVVIFTDSTYAIAIAKADKIKETVEALGGTVLEYVDTPIAETSTRMPSLTTALLQKYGASWTHALAINDIYFDFMGPALAAAGVAGDGAPKAVAAGDGSESAYQRIRSAQYQAVTVAEPLNLQGWQLVDELNRAVQGEAWSGYTSPLHVVTKANIDFDGGDKNLFDPGNGYRDEYAKIWGK
- a CDS encoding type II toxin-antitoxin system CcdA family antitoxin; translation: MAKQLEINVSAVAEAALVKAIADVRQKNWLAENATAFASQAEWHETNGHPLADIIASPLGQTWKP
- a CDS encoding ABC transporter permease subunit, which gives rise to MTDLPDGKITAKPRGKARPVKPGEIYGVPGQGDTLWLSLLAIIGFFALWWFVTFMGWVKPLFVPSPQAVLKKFFDVVQNGFTNVPLWEHLGVSTARVFGAFLLACAVGIPLGLAMGMSPVMRGIFDPVIEFYRPIPPLAYLPLMIIWFGIGETSKVLLIFLSVLAPVTLGARSGVKSAAIEQIHAAYSFGATRWQVLWQVIFPSALPEILTAMRIGVGFGWTTLVAAEMVAATEGLGYMVLTASQFLQTSTVIMGIFVIAAIAYGFDMLMRWVERRIVPWKGRM
- a CDS encoding taurine ABC transporter ATP-binding protein; this encodes MALHVDQASVVFPSADRRPPTEALRAIDLTIENDDFVVALGASGCGKSTLLNLIAGFLQPTTGQILLDGHPVQGPGADRSVVFQKHALMPWLNVVDNVAFGLKLQGIPEAARYKVADRFIDLLGLKDFRTAPVYQLSGGMQQRVGIARALTCDPKVLLMDEPLGALDALTRERAQELILTIWNTTHKAVFFITHSVEEALFMGTKLIVMSPRPGRITHRFDLPFSRRFLAGESARHVKASAEFIGLREQVLEIIFADEEAAA
- the tauA gene encoding taurine ABC transporter substrate-binding protein, giving the protein MRNTLKTLMIGTATLAVTAGMGMAETIIIGNFGSPTPMQVARANKAFDAATGWEIEWRTFGSGTEVIAAMASGDVTIAELGSSPLAIGASQGVDLQLFMIAQGLGTAESLIAKEGSGIEKLEDLKGKKVAVPVGSTAHYSLMGGLTHVGIAESDVTIVNLPADQIAAAWDSGQVDAAFIWQPVQSQILQTGKFIVGADQTAQWGYPTFDGWVVNAEFAAANADKMAAFAKVMDDANKAYLANPDAWTADSAEVKTIAEVTGADPAQVPDILKGFTFIPLADQLGDAWLGGAVANMKTTADFLVKAGRIDTAIDDYAPYVNTTIAEAAK
- a CDS encoding DnaA N-terminal domain-containing protein, producing the protein MQIVRPVGRQAASRKYDLLTALGAYACRGDKHFQRLVLRFITLIVARYNWQSDEIMVGQREMAAMWSVDERTVKREVAKLRALGWLVQKRAAVRGRVAVHGLDLSAILSATSDTWEAVGPDFVERMRGPEVATAEPTNVVAFPGVTAPPADGSLWSRAQSRLMSEDPALYAAWFRQLASVGATGGVIELTAPTRFHATFVITHHLSRILAALRREDASIHAVTIASD